The following coding sequences are from one Psychrobacter sp. AH5 window:
- a CDS encoding NAD-glutamate dehydrogenase, whose product MPNSLSISKEHISQISDIATSYVQKDKSLLENFMQSYYRTLHHEIADEIDDIDLAGMALHHFILLKAYEGSKPQLKILNPIAEEQHFHSSHTVIQMVAYDRPFLVDTILMSLEDKGINVHRTYNTIISVERDDEGNITQIDSAAESATSHLSLIHCEIAYQDSSELAELQQRLLEKVDTLDTVVGDWQQMHERLTEIKNELSKQNLPEVFYSKEEIQAFLDWILDDNFIFLGYREYRLENGHSVAVDSDANRPNDDLNLYLIGNSGLGLLRGGSEDSLSESFSQLPKELKKLLTGPRVLMLSKSSRVSPIHRSVYMDFLGIHKFDDKGNLIGEYRFIGLLTSQAYQLTVKNIPLLREKANKIMAMTVLPKDGHAYHKMTHIINTLPRDDLFQASVEELYPIVTGISQLQDKKSLRLFSRIDHYQRFVSCLVYIPRDKFNTELRIKVQNVLKEAYGGTSSGFTTEFNESDHARVHIHVRTVPGQVNEVNTADLEEKLTTLMQSWLDHYQKMLLDNVGEQQANSIMRQFSPYIPAAYQERFDARTAVEDTKRLKRLASLKDELPMIWHLYQSTGDASNQLHLKLYGRQQPAILSKVLPVLENFGVSVISAQSYEFDLPEQPIWMQEYELTLEHVDTVDMQVVREQFEESLQQIWMGKVESDPFNELVLITDLDTYDVVILRALSSYMRQAKAPFSSSYIQQTVVKYSAISVALVNLFDARMNPKYSEESREEKTAQIRQKITEALVKVDSLDEDRILRWYLDLINAMVRTNFYQVDADGHRKDRVSFKFLAADIPNLPKPKLMFEIFVYSPRVEAVHMRGGKAARGGLRWSDRMEDFRTEVLGLVKAQMVKNAVIVPVGSKGGFIVKTKTMADGREAFQAEGIACYQTFLRGMLDITDNIVDGQIVPPANTVRHDEDDPYLVVAADKGTASFSDIANAISSEYNFWLDDAFASGGSVGYDHKAMGITARGGWESVKRHFRMRGMDIQNRDDFTVVGIGDMSGDVFGNGMLRSTHTKLVAAFNHLHIFIDPNPDTDKSYAERDRLFNMPRSTWDDYDKSLISAGGGVFSRTDKSIAITAEMKELFAIEADSLAPNELISALLRAPVDLIWNGGIGTYVKSANESHDDVGDRANDAVRVNGGELRAAIVGEGGNLGFTQQGRIEYAQTGGRIYTDAIDNSGGVNCSDHEVNIKILLGKVVEQGDMTLKQRNELLESMTDTVAHLVLRQNYLQPQAIELSHLRAAANLSDHQRFIQLLESEGRIDRAIEYLPSDEEIARRQKANTGLTNPELAIVMAYGKMWVYDNLLLSDLPDAPYFVNELRKYFPDELVGRFFEEMKEHRLHREIISTYLTNSVVNRLGIEALFRLYEETGQTLATIIRAYAITREVFEVKNTWQLLESLDNKVDAKLLLNLELRLRDALESGVVWFINAFGQELQVADMIERFGDSVAQLTKSNGFIEQQFAQYLQDDTASLIADGVEDNDAALFAILPYHVDALDTALLAEKYERSVEDIATLYFEAYQVLQFDWMMDNIATLPQQDYWDRRARHALVNELTRSLRLLMNAILSESDPTQAFNEWKSRHQVALEAVTTEMSKLDDNDESVISLSTLSVLMSELSALVTK is encoded by the coding sequence ATGCCAAACTCTTTAAGTATCAGCAAAGAGCATATCAGCCAAATCAGTGATATAGCCACTAGTTATGTACAAAAAGATAAGTCTCTTTTAGAAAATTTTATGCAAAGTTATTATCGCACTTTGCACCATGAGATTGCTGATGAGATAGATGATATCGATCTAGCTGGCATGGCATTGCACCATTTTATTTTATTAAAAGCCTATGAAGGCAGTAAACCGCAATTAAAAATACTCAATCCTATCGCTGAGGAGCAGCATTTTCATAGCTCGCATACTGTTATTCAGATGGTCGCTTATGATAGGCCTTTTTTGGTAGATACTATCTTGATGAGCCTTGAAGATAAAGGCATCAATGTGCACCGGACTTACAATACTATTATTAGCGTTGAGCGAGATGATGAGGGCAATATCACGCAAATTGATAGCGCCGCTGAAAGTGCAACCTCGCATTTATCGCTGATTCATTGCGAAATCGCTTATCAAGATAGTAGTGAATTGGCTGAGCTACAACAAAGGCTGCTCGAAAAAGTCGATACTTTAGATACGGTAGTAGGCGACTGGCAACAAATGCATGAGCGCTTAACTGAAATAAAAAACGAGCTCTCAAAACAGAATTTACCTGAAGTTTTTTATTCTAAAGAAGAGATACAAGCGTTTCTTGATTGGATATTGGATGATAATTTTATATTTTTGGGATATAGAGAGTATCGTCTAGAAAATGGTCACTCTGTCGCAGTGGATAGTGATGCTAACCGCCCTAATGATGATCTCAATCTATACTTAATCGGTAATAGCGGCCTTGGTCTGCTGCGAGGCGGTAGCGAAGATAGCCTGTCTGAGAGCTTTAGCCAATTGCCAAAAGAGCTAAAAAAATTGCTTACCGGCCCTAGAGTGCTGATGCTCTCAAAGTCTAGTCGTGTCTCGCCCATTCATCGATCGGTGTACATGGACTTTTTGGGTATTCATAAGTTTGATGATAAAGGTAATCTTATTGGCGAATACCGCTTTATTGGTCTGCTAACTTCTCAAGCTTATCAGTTAACTGTCAAAAACATACCGCTACTACGCGAAAAAGCTAATAAAATCATGGCGATGACCGTACTGCCAAAAGATGGGCATGCTTATCATAAGATGACTCATATCATTAACACTTTGCCTCGTGATGATCTGTTTCAAGCCAGCGTCGAAGAGCTTTATCCCATAGTGACGGGTATCTCACAGTTGCAAGATAAAAAGAGCTTGCGTCTGTTTAGCCGCATCGATCATTATCAGCGCTTTGTCTCTTGCCTAGTCTATATTCCAAGAGATAAGTTTAATACTGAGCTACGTATTAAGGTGCAAAATGTCTTAAAAGAAGCTTATGGCGGCACCTCCTCAGGATTTACTACTGAGTTCAATGAGTCCGATCATGCCCGCGTGCACATCCATGTACGAACCGTGCCAGGACAAGTCAATGAGGTCAATACTGCTGATTTGGAAGAGAAGCTAACGACTTTGATGCAATCGTGGCTGGATCATTATCAAAAAATGCTACTAGATAATGTTGGCGAGCAACAAGCAAATAGCATTATGCGTCAGTTTTCACCTTATATCCCTGCCGCTTATCAAGAGCGTTTTGATGCGCGTACAGCGGTTGAAGACACTAAACGCCTCAAGCGACTAGCTAGCCTAAAAGATGAGCTGCCAATGATTTGGCACTTGTATCAATCGACAGGCGATGCCAGTAATCAGCTGCACTTAAAGCTATATGGTCGTCAGCAGCCAGCTATTTTATCCAAAGTACTGCCTGTGCTTGAGAACTTTGGGGTGTCGGTCATCTCCGCGCAATCCTACGAGTTTGATTTGCCTGAACAGCCGATTTGGATGCAAGAGTATGAGCTCACTTTAGAACATGTTGATACTGTCGATATGCAAGTGGTTCGTGAGCAGTTTGAGGAGAGTTTGCAGCAGATATGGATGGGTAAAGTTGAGAGCGATCCGTTCAATGAGCTGGTATTAATCACCGATCTTGACACTTATGATGTGGTTATCCTCCGTGCTTTATCTAGCTATATGCGTCAAGCAAAAGCGCCATTCTCAAGCAGCTATATTCAGCAAACCGTGGTTAAATATAGCGCTATTAGTGTCGCCTTGGTTAATCTGTTTGATGCGCGTATGAATCCTAAATACAGTGAAGAGAGTCGCGAAGAAAAGACGGCACAGATTCGCCAAAAAATCACTGAAGCACTAGTAAAAGTCGATAGCTTGGATGAAGATCGTATTTTGCGTTGGTATTTAGATCTCATTAACGCTATGGTGCGCACTAATTTCTATCAAGTAGACGCTGATGGTCATCGCAAAGATAGAGTGTCGTTTAAGTTCCTAGCGGCAGATATTCCTAATTTGCCTAAACCTAAGCTGATGTTTGAGATCTTTGTCTACTCGCCAAGAGTAGAGGCGGTACATATGCGCGGCGGCAAAGCGGCTCGGGGCGGACTGCGCTGGTCGGATCGGATGGAGGATTTTCGTACCGAAGTGCTCGGTCTGGTCAAAGCGCAAATGGTCAAGAACGCGGTTATTGTGCCGGTTGGCTCTAAAGGCGGCTTTATTGTCAAAACCAAAACTATGGCGGATGGCCGCGAAGCGTTTCAAGCCGAAGGTATCGCTTGCTATCAAACCTTTTTACGCGGTATGTTGGATATCACTGACAATATCGTTGATGGTCAGATTGTGCCGCCAGCCAATACTGTGCGTCATGACGAAGATGATCCGTACTTAGTAGTTGCCGCTGATAAAGGTACGGCAAGCTTTTCTGATATTGCTAATGCCATCTCAAGCGAGTATAACTTTTGGCTCGATGATGCTTTTGCCTCAGGCGGCTCAGTCGGTTACGATCACAAAGCCATGGGCATTACTGCACGCGGCGGCTGGGAGTCGGTAAAACGACACTTTCGTATGCGCGGTATGGACATACAAAACCGCGATGACTTTACCGTAGTCGGTATCGGCGATATGAGCGGTGATGTCTTTGGTAATGGTATGCTTAGATCTACCCATACTAAATTAGTGGCGGCATTCAACCATCTGCATATCTTTATCGATCCAAACCCTGACACAGACAAATCATACGCAGAGCGCGATCGGTTATTTAATATGCCGCGCTCCACTTGGGATGATTACGATAAATCCTTAATTAGCGCTGGCGGTGGGGTATTTTCTCGTACGGACAAGTCGATTGCTATCACCGCTGAGATGAAAGAGCTCTTTGCCATTGAAGCCGATAGTCTCGCACCAAATGAGCTTATTAGTGCTTTACTACGAGCGCCGGTCGATCTTATCTGGAACGGCGGTATCGGTACTTATGTCAAAAGTGCAAATGAGAGCCATGACGATGTTGGCGACAGAGCCAATGATGCGGTACGGGTCAATGGTGGCGAGTTACGCGCTGCTATTGTGGGTGAGGGCGGTAACTTAGGTTTTACCCAGCAAGGACGTATTGAATACGCGCAAACAGGTGGGCGTATTTATACCGATGCTATTGATAACTCAGGCGGCGTCAACTGCTCAGATCATGAGGTCAATATCAAAATCTTACTGGGTAAAGTGGTTGAGCAAGGCGATATGACGCTCAAACAGCGTAATGAATTGCTTGAGAGTATGACCGATACAGTAGCCCACTTAGTGCTGCGTCAAAACTATCTACAGCCGCAGGCCATTGAGCTAAGTCACCTGCGTGCGGCGGCTAATTTAAGTGATCATCAACGCTTTATTCAGTTATTAGAGTCTGAGGGCCGCATAGATAGAGCGATTGAGTATCTACCCTCTGATGAAGAGATTGCTCGCCGGCAAAAAGCCAATACTGGTCTGACCAACCCTGAGCTAGCTATTGTAATGGCTTACGGTAAGATGTGGGTCTATGACAATCTATTATTATCAGATTTGCCTGACGCGCCATACTTCGTCAACGAGCTACGTAAGTATTTCCCCGATGAGCTAGTCGGCCGCTTTTTTGAAGAGATGAAAGAGCATCGATTACATCGCGAAATCATTAGTACTTATCTAACCAATAGCGTGGTCAATCGCCTCGGTATCGAAGCGCTGTTCCGTCTCTATGAAGAGACCGGACAGACGCTTGCGACTATTATTCGGGCTTATGCGATTACCCGTGAAGTGTTCGAGGTCAAAAACACTTGGCAACTGCTTGAGTCGCTCGATAATAAAGTTGATGCCAAGCTATTATTGAACCTTGAGCTGCGCTTGCGTGATGCGTTAGAAAGCGGTGTGGTTTGGTTCATCAACGCCTTTGGTCAAGAGCTGCAAGTTGCTGATATGATTGAGCGTTTCGGTGATAGCGTAGCGCAGTTGACCAAATCAAATGGCTTTATTGAGCAGCAGTTTGCTCAGTATCTACAAGACGATACTGCTAGCCTAATTGCTGATGGCGTCGAGGATAATGACGCGGCGCTATTTGCTATCTTGCCTTATCATGTCGATGCTTTGGATACGGCCTTACTGGCTGAAAAATACGAGCGCTCAGTAGAGGATATCGCCACTTTATACTTTGAGGCTTATCAAGTATTGCAGTTTGATTGGATGATGGACAATATTGCGACACTACCGCAGCAAGACTACTGGGATCGCCGCGCCCGTCATGCTTTGGTCAATGAGCTGACGCGTAGCCTGCGTCTGCTGATGAATGCTATATTATCTGAGTCTGATCCTACTCAAGCGTTTAACGAATGGAAATCACGTCATCAAGTAGCGCTTGAAGCGGTAACCACAGAGATGAGCAAGCTCGATGACAATGATGAGAGCGTCATCAGTCTCTCAACTTTGTCAGTATTGATGAGCGAACTAAGCGCTCTAGTGACAAAATAA
- a CDS encoding AAA family ATPase has protein sequence MRLIELRLKNLNSLKGEWHIDFADPAFINEGIFAITGQTGAGKTTILDAICLALYGETPRINSISKSSNEVMTRQTAECFAEVVIDLNGIQYRCRWGQRRAYGKSDGNLQDATHEIALVRAISDDSDEQTGDEILESKLSRTKEKIIELTRMDFNQFTRSILLAQGSFSAFLKAKADERADILEKITGTDIYATISTHVFEKKRAEEEILDKLQFGLDGLILMTTDEEAVINEELKASQAAQTEQQKKYQQVCEQIQWLDAIDELQSKLAAYQSDLSKAEQSKQDFIPHAKRLNSAIKALELESQFGQLSRSRETVKRLFNEQQAIAVKLPKQKADLQQLLTQLNSADQNYQQAQLALQDAVPKIAKTRELDASIKQQNHSLNDSRQRQETLSASVQRLMQEIKSNQTTAVQSKSQLASTVEYLETHSKLNDIDTDIATFESSGRRLKTLLQDNTTLAEQKKALEKQTEHYQLEMAKLISQQQEQKLSIAATQKQFSELHHQQQQLLAMQSLADNRAEQQQIEQIMSQIEPLIYSSQQLNTLTTQIKNLQLSQLSINDSLATLKASIADSEKSLKAAKDKRQEKQTQLTLLQKVASLEYYIDELKNGQPCPLCGALEHPNANKKASDKPSQISITEQQLTDSNSVIEILESELSQYKIAFATTTNQSEEEQRQLAALIAQATELSHNMQEMSNSVTTDNENYSETILTNIEVLREISPLIKKLKQSLNSKTVNTELINHITELFNQAKQQLLVHKDKVKTALADYETLAESIAKLEKELALFEKQQYQLASEISFLDNNNQLNQQRLDGLQDNTKAHFIELQTLIADVLSIINKYAAIDPQSERTYPEIQLLKSSIEEQTVLNNTEIEQQLVSLRQHRSYILQLKQSYNQEKQQQQTLTTELSRLTTQIESKQAQLDKESTELDALSQSIVKQTKAVAELQQDRETLFADKNVDKEEDRLRLDFEQAKTEQSWIQRQVDSAEQLLQIAQQQQARLASELLAAKTTLDSQDDIFKQALASSDFATEADFVSARLSQNERHHLSEQQQQIDYQLKQAKSLLQQTEQALADKQAHPLTLENKESLLNKQQQVQSESNRLIESIGAMTQKLKDNEAKKGSQQSQLKAIAEQKQNLQVWQQLYKLIGSKDGKKYRTFAQGLTFDIMVNHANAKLHKMSDRYLLARDDNNPLELNVIDNYQGGEIRSTKNLSGGEGFIISLALALGLSQMASQNIRVDSLFLDEGFGTLDEESLDIALDTLTSLQQEGKLIGVISHVQALKERILTQIQVKKLSGGFSQISGQGCYHIAN, from the coding sequence ATGCGCCTAATCGAACTCCGACTCAAAAATCTTAACTCCTTAAAAGGCGAATGGCACATCGATTTCGCTGATCCTGCTTTTATTAACGAAGGTATCTTTGCCATTACCGGGCAGACGGGTGCTGGCAAGACCACTATTTTGGATGCGATTTGCCTAGCGCTGTATGGTGAAACGCCGCGGATTAATAGTATTAGTAAGAGCAGCAATGAAGTCATGACCCGACAAACCGCAGAATGTTTTGCCGAAGTAGTGATTGATCTAAACGGTATTCAGTATCGCTGCCGTTGGGGTCAGCGCCGCGCTTATGGCAAGTCTGACGGTAATCTGCAGGATGCCACCCATGAGATAGCGTTAGTTAGGGCTATTAGTGATGACTCAGATGAGCAAACTGGCGATGAGATTTTAGAGAGTAAGCTATCGCGCACTAAAGAGAAAATCATTGAGCTGACACGCATGGACTTTAATCAATTCACCCGCTCCATTTTGCTCGCACAAGGGAGTTTTTCTGCCTTCTTAAAAGCTAAGGCCGATGAGCGAGCTGATATCTTAGAAAAGATTACGGGTACTGATATCTATGCAACGATTTCGACTCATGTTTTTGAGAAGAAACGAGCTGAGGAAGAGATTTTAGACAAATTGCAGTTTGGTTTGGATGGCTTGATATTAATGACTACTGATGAAGAGGCAGTCATTAATGAGGAATTAAAAGCGTCTCAAGCAGCACAAACCGAGCAGCAGAAAAAGTATCAGCAAGTATGTGAGCAAATTCAGTGGTTAGATGCGATTGACGAGTTGCAAAGCAAACTAGCCGCCTATCAAAGCGACTTATCCAAAGCTGAACAATCGAAACAAGACTTTATTCCCCATGCTAAGCGTTTAAATTCTGCGATAAAAGCCTTGGAGTTAGAGAGTCAATTTGGTCAGCTTAGTCGTAGTCGCGAGACCGTGAAGCGCTTGTTCAATGAGCAGCAAGCAATAGCGGTGAAATTACCCAAGCAAAAGGCTGACTTACAGCAATTGCTGACTCAGCTTAACAGCGCGGATCAAAACTATCAACAAGCGCAATTAGCACTACAAGACGCTGTACCTAAGATAGCTAAAACCCGCGAATTAGACGCGAGCATCAAGCAGCAAAATCATAGTCTAAATGATAGCCGCCAACGTCAAGAGACGCTCTCAGCTAGTGTACAGCGCTTAATGCAAGAAATAAAATCCAACCAAACCACAGCAGTGCAAAGCAAGTCGCAGCTGGCTAGTACGGTAGAGTATTTAGAGACTCATAGCAAGCTTAATGATATTGATACTGACATAGCGACTTTTGAGAGTAGCGGTCGCCGGCTCAAGACGCTATTGCAAGATAACACTACTTTAGCGGAGCAAAAAAAGGCTCTTGAGAAGCAAACCGAGCACTATCAGCTAGAAATGGCTAAGCTTATATCACAGCAACAAGAGCAAAAATTATCAATTGCCGCGACTCAAAAACAATTTAGCGAGTTACACCACCAGCAACAGCAGTTACTGGCGATGCAATCATTGGCAGATAACCGAGCTGAACAACAGCAAATTGAACAGATAATGAGTCAAATTGAGCCGCTTATATATAGCAGTCAGCAGCTGAACACGCTCACCACTCAAATAAAAAACCTTCAATTATCACAGCTTAGTATCAACGACAGCTTAGCGACTCTCAAAGCATCTATCGCTGACAGCGAAAAAAGTCTTAAAGCAGCCAAAGATAAGCGTCAAGAGAAGCAGACGCAATTGACTCTACTACAAAAAGTTGCGAGCCTTGAGTACTATATTGATGAGCTAAAAAATGGTCAGCCCTGCCCGCTTTGTGGCGCTTTAGAACATCCAAATGCTAATAAAAAAGCCTCTGATAAGCCTTCACAAATCTCAATCACAGAGCAACAGCTGACCGACAGTAACTCAGTTATAGAGATTTTAGAGAGTGAGCTGTCACAGTATAAAATTGCCTTCGCTACTACTACTAATCAGTCGGAGGAGGAGCAACGACAGTTAGCAGCCTTGATTGCTCAAGCCACTGAGCTTAGCCACAATATGCAAGAAATGAGCAATAGTGTAACTACTGACAATGAAAACTATAGTGAGACTATTTTAACTAACATCGAAGTGCTTAGAGAAATTAGCCCGCTTATTAAAAAACTTAAACAGAGTCTAAATTCTAAAACGGTAAACACTGAACTTATTAATCATATTACTGAGCTATTCAATCAAGCCAAACAGCAACTGCTTGTGCATAAGGACAAGGTGAAGACAGCTTTGGCTGATTACGAGACGTTGGCTGAATCGATAGCAAAGCTAGAAAAAGAATTAGCCTTGTTCGAGAAACAGCAATATCAGTTGGCAAGCGAAATCAGTTTTCTTGATAATAATAACCAGCTCAATCAGCAAAGACTTGATGGCCTACAAGATAACACTAAGGCTCATTTTATCGAGCTACAAACGCTTATCGCGGATGTGCTTAGTATTATCAATAAATACGCTGCTATTGATCCGCAATCTGAGCGAACATACCCAGAAATACAGCTTTTAAAATCGAGTATAGAGGAGCAAACCGTATTAAATAATACAGAAATCGAACAACAGCTAGTGTCTTTACGTCAGCATCGTAGTTATATTTTGCAGCTAAAACAGAGCTATAATCAAGAAAAGCAGCAACAGCAAACCCTAACCACTGAGCTTAGTCGTTTGACCACTCAAATTGAGAGCAAACAAGCGCAGCTCGATAAAGAGAGCACCGAGCTTGACGCCTTAAGCCAATCTATTGTAAAACAGACAAAAGCTGTCGCCGAATTACAACAAGATAGAGAGACTCTATTTGCTGATAAAAATGTCGATAAAGAGGAAGATCGGTTACGTTTAGACTTTGAACAAGCCAAAACCGAACAGTCCTGGATACAAAGACAGGTCGATAGTGCTGAGCAACTACTGCAAATAGCTCAGCAGCAGCAGGCACGACTTGCGAGTGAATTATTAGCTGCAAAGACTACTTTAGACAGTCAAGATGATATTTTTAAACAGGCGCTAGCGAGTTCTGACTTTGCTACTGAAGCTGATTTTGTCAGCGCGCGCCTATCGCAAAATGAACGCCATCATTTAAGCGAGCAGCAGCAGCAAATCGACTATCAATTAAAGCAAGCCAAATCTTTACTACAGCAGACTGAGCAAGCGCTTGCAGACAAACAAGCTCATCCTTTAACCTTAGAGAACAAAGAAAGTCTGTTAAATAAGCAGCAGCAAGTACAAAGCGAGTCTAATCGTTTAATAGAGTCCATCGGCGCGATGACGCAAAAGCTCAAAGATAACGAAGCCAAAAAAGGTAGTCAGCAGTCCCAGCTTAAAGCCATAGCTGAGCAAAAACAGAATCTACAAGTTTGGCAACAATTGTATAAGTTAATCGGCTCAAAAGATGGCAAAAAGTATCGCACCTTCGCGCAAGGCCTGACCTTTGATATTATGGTCAATCATGCCAATGCCAAGCTGCATAAGATGAGCGATCGCTATTTGCTGGCTCGTGATGATAATAATCCGCTTGAATTAAATGTAATAGATAACTATCAAGGCGGCGAGATTCGCAGTACCAAAAACCTCTCGGGCGGCGAAGGCTTTATTATCAGCCTAGCTTTAGCGCTTGGTCTCTCGCAGATGGCGAGCCAAAATATTCGGGTTGACTCATTGTTCTTGGATGAAGGGTTTGGTACGCTTGATGAAGAATCGCTTGATATTGCGTTAGATACGCTGACCAGCTTGCAACAAGAAGGTAAATTAATTGGCGTAATCTCCCATGTACAAGCGCTCAAGGAGAGGATATTGACGCAAATTCAGGTAAAAAAACTCTCAGGCGGCTTTAGTCAAATCAGCGGACAAGGCTGTTATCACATTGCTAATTAA
- the purD gene encoding phosphoribosylamine--glycine ligase: protein MNILVIGAGGREHALAWQCAKDDKVQQVYVAPGNAGTALEPKCQNVILTDKKDADEHSAVIEFCQNNAIDMVIVGPEAPLVTGIIDACREAGIKAWGPSAYCAQLEGSKTFAKEFMAANNIPTAAYQGFTDAVSAKAYINEQGAPIVIKADGLAAGKGVIVAETIEQAYDAIDDMLADNKFGDAGSRVVIEQFLQGEEASFICMIDGDNVLPMATSQDHKRAFEGDTGPNTGGMGAYSPAPVVTNEVHEKVMTQVIQPVVDAMKAAGHPYTGFLYAGLMIDKAGDPYVIEFNCRFGDPETQPILIRLQSSMVDLVAQGLAGTLPSQADWDKRPALGIVVASKGYPETSSKGDVISGLPELDNKDSAVKVFHAGTAFAHGTATDNLTADTQHDQDKEIITNGGRVLCVTALADSILEAQQAALTVTGAISFEGAHYRRDIGYQAIARNS from the coding sequence ATGAATATCTTAGTAATTGGTGCAGGCGGACGCGAACATGCACTGGCATGGCAATGTGCCAAAGATGACAAAGTTCAGCAAGTCTACGTTGCGCCCGGCAATGCGGGCACCGCCCTTGAGCCTAAATGCCAAAACGTCATTTTGACGGACAAAAAGGATGCCGATGAGCACAGCGCAGTGATAGAATTTTGTCAAAACAACGCTATAGATATGGTCATCGTTGGTCCTGAGGCGCCTTTAGTTACCGGTATTATCGATGCGTGCCGAGAGGCTGGCATCAAGGCTTGGGGCCCAAGCGCCTACTGTGCTCAATTAGAGGGCTCAAAAACATTTGCCAAAGAGTTTATGGCAGCAAACAACATCCCAACCGCCGCTTATCAAGGCTTTACCGATGCGGTAAGTGCAAAAGCTTATATCAATGAGCAAGGCGCTCCTATTGTCATCAAAGCCGATGGCCTTGCTGCCGGTAAAGGCGTCATCGTCGCTGAAACTATAGAGCAAGCCTATGACGCTATCGATGACATGCTAGCTGATAATAAGTTTGGTGATGCTGGTAGTCGCGTCGTTATTGAGCAGTTTTTGCAAGGTGAAGAAGCCAGCTTTATTTGTATGATTGATGGCGATAATGTTTTGCCGATGGCGACTAGCCAAGATCATAAACGCGCTTTTGAGGGTGACACCGGACCCAACACTGGCGGTATGGGCGCTTACTCGCCTGCGCCGGTAGTGACTAATGAGGTTCATGAAAAAGTCATGACACAAGTCATTCAGCCTGTCGTTGATGCCATGAAAGCCGCCGGACATCCTTATACTGGATTTTTATATGCAGGCCTTATGATTGATAAAGCGGGCGACCCTTACGTCATTGAATTTAACTGCCGTTTTGGTGATCCTGAAACTCAGCCTATCCTTATACGTCTGCAGTCCTCCATGGTGGATTTGGTCGCGCAAGGGTTGGCAGGTACGCTTCCTAGTCAAGCCGATTGGGATAAGCGCCCCGCTTTAGGTATTGTTGTAGCTTCAAAAGGTTATCCAGAAACCTCATCAAAGGGCGATGTGATCTCAGGTCTTCCTGAGCTTGATAATAAGGACTCAGCGGTAAAGGTGTTTCATGCCGGTACGGCTTTTGCACACGGTACGGCTACAGATAATCTTACTGCCGATACTCAGCATGACCAAGATAAAGAAATCATCACCAATGGCGGGCGCGTGCTGTGTGTTACCGCCCTTGCCGATAGTATCTTGGAGGCTCAGCAAGCCGCGCTAACCGTAACCGGCGCTATTAGTTTTGAGGGCGCGCATTATCGCCGTGATATCGGTTATCAAGCAATTGCACGTAATAGTTAA